The genome window GCAGAGAAAACTCTGCCATTTATCTCCTGGGGTCCACAGGAAACAAACCGCCCTTTATGCCACTCTACTGTGATGGGGTCTGGAGGCTGGGGTGCTCCACACAGCAGGTGTAGACACCACGCACTGGGGAGTCACTTCAGCATCACCAAGACCTGAAAGGTCCAGCCATGTTCCTACTAAGAGGAGGTGAACATAAGGCTCGCTGGCTGCATCCCATGTACCTGATGTTTTTGAGAGGCGTGCACATTACTCAGGTGCGACCAATCAGAATCTTTCCTAAAAGTGTTCAGACTTTGGTAGACACTCTAGAAACACAcaacagagacaggcagacacacatatacacagaaacAGAGATAATTGTGAGGTAATAAGACAGGTGCAGAAAATagagattcaaaaataaatacagagcAGTCAGAAGATGCAGGTAAATAGTGACAAAAGTGCAGctagaaagaaacagagacacagGGATGCGGTGACGGAGTGAGAGACGCAGGGACACGGTGACGGAGTGAGAGATGCAGGGATGCAGACAAACTGACAAAATACACAGGAACAGAGATTCAGTCAGAGAGAAAAGGGTTCACAGAAAGAGATACAGCCTAAAGAGGAGAGATCTCACTGAATATCTGCATctagtctcttttttaaaatttattattattttttatgatctAGTCTCTTCTTAAATCAATTAGACCCCAGGATTCCTTGTAacatgaacaaattaaacttcAGTTGGGTTTCAGTTATTTGGAACCAAAAGTGTTACTTTTATTGCTGGTTAtacttttccaaaaataaatattgacctTGATCCAAGTGACTGAAGAAGATATATCTGAGAGCTCAGTTTGGTTCTTTGCGACACCAGAGGTCACTATATCTGTGCCCCAGGGTTCCACTGTGCATACAGGGACACTACTCACCAAACTGGAAGAGAGGCCGAAACACCCAAGGTCACCGTACTGAACAGCAATACTAATGAGCCACGAACGATGACatctaaattgattttttttatctcttctgctCACATCTAACACGGCATCCTGAGATGCCCCTGGTCTCCCTCAAGGAACAAGACATGTTCCCTTCATTCTGCTGTGGTCCTGCCTCCACCCCGTTAAAAAGACTCAGGACACAGATAACGCATAACATGTTTAATTATGACAAAAGCTCTATAGTCAGGTAAAGGCTTTACTGTGCTTCTCTTGAACAGTCTGTGGgggaaacagaaacaaatgaacaaaccaaaaagaaatgtgttggGGCCTTACAGGCACAGAATCCAGGTAACAGCCAGAGCCTCGCTGTGGGGGTCACAGGAGGTAAAGCAGCTACTGCATCAGAGCCTCTGTAGGACTCTGGTCTCGGAGGGGGACAGGCTGACAGGCAGCTGGAAGTCTGGGCCAGGACAAGTGGCATCACAGGAGAAACAAAGCCAGTTCCAGCCAGCGTGTCCTCAGGCGTCAGCGCAGGAGCCCTGCGGAGGGGACAATGGTCAGCACCCGGCACCCTGAGGACagccctgtcccctcctctcGGGGTCCCTGCACATCAGAGAAAGCTGAGGGCTGGGACGTATGGTGTCAGCTCCCCCAATATCAACTAAAGAGGACTTCAGCTCCACACAGACATGCAGGAGGTGGGGGCACAGCTGTTATCTCTCTGGGAGGAGAGGAGCATTTCAATCTCTTTAGTAAATTTAATAACTCCCCTTCCTTCCACCACCAGGAGCCTCTGAGTCACTTATAAATGCCCACAGGCAGCAGCCACTAGCATGTAGCACAAAGTGGGCATCATCCTGGTGTCTACCACCCAAATTATCTTTCTGTGAAAGATGCCACCAGAGCTAAGCCCTGTTTCTGAATAACACCTTCCTACAGACACTTGGTGAACTTCTCGAACTCTTGATCCTGTGGCAAGGAATAGACCATGACCGAGACCTTTGTGACGGGGTACACACCTCACAACCATCCCTCTTTTTCCTGTCCttacccaccacacacacacacacacacacacacacacacactgagcagAAACAGTACCTGCTGGCGGAGACCCGTGGGATCCTGCAGAAGGAAGTGGTACAGAGAAGGTCTCATTACACAGACAGCAGTCCCTCTGCCACCCCAAAGTGAAACCAGATAAGCCATTAAATATAATTGGAAATTTATGTCCTTATTGCCCATCAACCAGAAGGCTTTAACCACCCACTCTAAAATTCCCCCCAAAATGAATTATCTGTCACTAGAATGAAGGGAAGCCAATTCTCTGACCTTCTTTAAAGAAGAGGCTTTCAGAAAGGGGCCAGTGAGACAGGGATGAACAGTAAGAAGTCTGGGGTCCACCCACCAGTCATGTCTGTGGGGGGCTACCTTTCACCCAGTAAAGTCAAGTCCACAACCCCTCCAGGCTGTTCTGCCCCCCACCACCAGCCCAGCCCCTTTCCTCCCAGGTCAGGAGGGGAGTTACTCCCGGAAGCAGACCCCCCCAGAGTCTCAGCCACAGCCCACCTCCCCAGGTCCCCAGAGCCCTCACCCTTCTGCTTCCTGTGACGGATGAGAAGGCCCAGCCCCAGGAAGATCAGCCCCAGCACGAGGCCCCCGACGCCGCTCAGCATCTTGCTCTGGGCAGACTCAGACTGCGCCCCTGGGGAGCAGAGCCGGGTGTCAGCGCTGGTCCCCACACCCTCAGTGTCCCTCTGGGGAGCCGGAAGTCCAGTCTGAGGTACAGGAGGTGGGGTGTCAGGGGGACCTACTTCTCCATCTGACCCCCCTGGGGAGGGACCAGACAGTAAATCCTTGAGCACAGCGGgtgggtgagagagagggggtggaccctgctccttgggacacgTCCTTAACCTTGGACCCTAGGAGCCCTGTCCCCAGCTACACAGTCAGTcctgcagagcccagggctgGTTCTGGGCCACGGTGTGTATGGTGACCTCCTAGTGTCAGGAAAGACGATGAGATCAGGAATCCTCTGATGGCTCTGCCACGGCACAAGAGGGGCTCTATGTCCTGTGACACCAGCTCAGTAGTGACATCAGGGACAGGGACGAGGTGGGACGGGCAGCGAAGCCCCGTTTATTCTCTGCCTGTGGGGCCCCCGGTGAAGGGAAACCAGCTGCCCCTTACGCCACTCCACGGTGATGGGGCTCTGGACGCTGGGGTGCTCCACGCGGCAGGTGTAGACGTCTCCTCGCTGGGGGGTCATCTCCAGCATCACCAGGACCTGGTAGGTCCAGTCCCCGTTCTGAATAAGGGGCGTGGACACAACGCCCGCAGTCTCCTCCTGGTCGTTCCGGAACCACCGGACTTTGATCTGTCTGGGGTAGAAATCCGTCACGGAGCAGACCAGCATGTTGTGGTGGTGCAGGGCCTCTGTCTTGGCTGGGGAGATGGTCACCGTGGGCTCCGCTGAGGGGGTGACAACAGGAAAAGACAGTGAGACGTGAGAGCACACGGCCAGTCTCCCCACGGGGAGCGTCCTCCTGGTACCGGAGTGAAAGATGCCTGACTCCGGGTCTGACTAGGGTCCAAGCTCGGCCACTTTGTTAGCTCAGATAAACACATCGGTCCGTTTACCTTTCAGTCTCAACATATAACAGTAATCATTTTATGCACATAATTCTGTTCATACCAATTGATAAAAAGGAAGCCCTTTAATATTCTAAATTGCTGTATTATATCAGCTGctattcttaacatttttaagaTAAAGATAATAACCCCAGATTTCTTTTCAATCACACCTATTGATGGTGACCGTTGGGATCTGGTCCAGTGACTCACACTCGGGCAGTGACACTGTTTTCTGTTAGTCCCACTGCTCCTCACAGTAGAGAGAATACATTAGTTTTGAATCTCTTGAGGCCATGACATTATCAGCACTGGTCATGGCTCCACATGGGCTGAGAATTAAGAATGTATAGACATCTTTACATCCAACAAAGTAGGACAGCAGTGACCATCACATCCTTCCTTGAAAGCCATATTTCTCAAACAGGCTCTGTTCTATCATTCTCAgtgtgtaatatatataacaGAATTCAAGAGCAAGAGCACTTCTTACATGCTGCCCACCAACAAAGCATCTCTCTCAGCTTTCAGCCTAACCAAGCTCAGATGCCGTCCTGGGGTGAGCTCTCCATAACAATGTGTATTATTAAATACATACACTCCCATGTCCACAGCTACATGCCACCTATATTTTATTGACTTCttgattcatttattagttcattcaacaaatattaatttaacaaGCACTAGGAACAGAAAGATAAACAACAGAGTATGGACCCTGCCCTTATAGAACTTGCAAtctaataaaagacaaaaacatatGTTATTTTCATAgtctataatttttgaaaaaaaagaaagggaagcctGAAAACAAGCAACACTGATAAACATGCATTTGCCTCTGTCTTGATTCCTTTATCTTCTCAGATTGCCACTTATGGTCAAATGCACCTCACCTCTCTGTACCTGTTCACACATCTTATTTTTTACCTCTCCAGGTGTTTTATTACCTTTCCATTATTATTATAGTATAAAACTATACTAAATAGTTCATGTGTGTTTTATTTACTTGATAATGTGTtaggttctcttttctttttttccccctaattttcttttaacattcaAGTGAGTGGAATTACTAGCAGCCTATCTTACTCCACCCCCTCACTATTAAGAATTGTTTTCTTGTTCTGAAACCAGACATTCCTGTCATGTGTGTTCTCTGGAGAGTGTTGTGAGACTCTTGCAGAGCTGGGCTGGGTGGACAAGAATGTAAAGTGACCAGGTAAGTAAGGGGGACATGCTGAGGTCAGCAGGTGGTCTCAGCACCCTTTATATTATAGACACCTCTGAGCCACCATCTGGAAGGGATCACGCTTCCACCTTAGACTTTAACTGTTCTTCGGGCTCTCCTCCTGGAGACTGACTACGATCATGGTCAGCTACCTGGACTCATAAAAATCTGTCGGCTTAGACAGACTGGAAGTAAACACAGATGACACAAGTGCAAGAGAAAAATGTTAGAATAATTTTTATGGAAAAGACCTGAAATAGTAAAAATCTAAGTATTTGGTGGCATGAGGATGTGGGTGAGAAGGCAAGAAAGGAGAGTGCAAATCAGCTAAAAGTTATGTGAACGTGTGTATTTAACTCTGGGGTCAGATTAGGAAGTCATCAGTGAATTTGTAATCCTCTAAAAGTATCACTTTGTCCCTCCAACACTGAAAATAGGTGAGAACAGACTCATTTTGCTGCTTCTGGTCGTAACTGGCTTTAGTGAGACTTTGTTTCTattatgtacatgtgtgtatacatgtgacTTGTGACTTAGAACACAATGACCTGTGAATGTGGGAAGGCTTCAGGACCTGGTAAATTACTGCGGGATAAATACTTAAAGTTTATTATGTACCAATATTACTATATTAAGGTGGTCACCCTAACTCCTAACACACAAGTAGATGTGACATTAAGTAGCATAACAGAGGTGGTGTCAGGTAAGAGAATTGTCTAAGAAATAGATGCTCATTAAATGGCTGTAATTAACACTCTAATTATCTACCCCTGAAGTAAGTGCTGCTTCTGAGGGAAGGGAGGCAGATCTAGGTCAAAATAAACCTAAACCAATTTTTGTTCAATAATTTAATAGCATCAATTTGTATACTTCAAAACTTCACTTCTATTTTAGTATTTGTTGAGctcttctaaaaaattaaattctacctTACAACACCATTCAAGTGTTTTTGTCTTGAGCAAGAACTTTGCCCTCTGACTTTGCACTCACAAATTCTGAATTATGAAGATCCAAATTGAGAATAGTTTACTTTAATGCATTAAGCAAAACTGCACAAAATAATCAAGTCAGTGTTTAAGGCTCTGCTTACCCTTGTGTTTCCTACTGAGCCTCGGTGGACGTGGCCTGCGGCTAGAACATTTATGCAGGAACCTCACAGAGGTTATGAGCTCCCACTGAGATGGTCAGTGTGTCAGGCAGGAGACACACAACCATAAATGACAGTCCCTCCCCTCAAAGAGGTCCAGGACTAGTGACAGCCATTTAAGAAAACAGAATTGAGATAAATAATTTGAGACAAAAACCTAAAACATCGCACTTCATGGCTCGGACACAGCCCGTGTGCGCGGTCCGGTGGCAGCTGTGTAGCCGCGAACCCCGCCGGTGTGGTCAGGTTGGAGAGGGCCCGGCTGGGATCTGACAGCACTCTGGGGGCGGGACACGGGGACAGGGGGACACGGGGACAGGGGCAGCTCGGGCAGACGGGAGGGACGAGGAAGCCACAGTTGGGCGCGGAAAGAACCGCAGACGGAGCCCCCGCCGCCGCACTGGGTACCCGGGGGCTCTCGGGGAACCGGGCCGGCTGCCGGGTCAGTGCCGCCCTCGGTCCCTCCCTCGGTCCAGGGACGCGCCCGGGACTGGGTCCTGATGCCGCGCGTCCCCGCGCGGAGACCCGTCCCGGGCCGAGGGTGGACGGCGGCGCTCACCTCGCTGGTGTAAGATCAGGGCGCTGTCCATCTCGTAGTTGTGTCTGCACACCGTGTCCACCGCGGCCCGCGTCCGCTCCAGGATCTCCTTCTGCTGGTTCCAGTACTCGGCGTCCGGCCGCCCCAGCTCGGTCACCGCGCGGTGCTCCCCCACGTCGCTGTCGAAGCGCACGAGCTCCTCCCGGTTGTAGAAGTAGCTGACCACAAACCGCACGCGCTGCGTCCCGTTGGTGAAGTAGCATAGTGACTTAGCCTGGTGCACGAAGTCTCCTGCGGGGACCGCGGGGTCAGCCTCAGCCCGCCGCCCGCGCGGCCGCTCGAACTGGGTTCCGCCCGAGAATGTTccgccccacccctgccccgggCGTCCGGAGCTGCCCgcggagagggagggacagagggggaaGTGTCCCCGAGGACAAGCCTGCGGCCGGTGACCCCGCCGGAGCCTGACCGCCGGGACGGGAACGCGGTGCGGTGACTTCACATCCGTCCCGCACTCGGGCCGGCAGGACCTCCCACAGGAAATCCCATTTTCCATGGACTCCCGGGGCCTCGGAGACGCGTGTCCACGAAGgaaggacagggaaggagagaaccGTCTAGAACTCAGCTTGTCCTCGCCCGGAGAAACACATACTCGTGACCTCGACTAAGTGCCGTCCTTCCCACACTGTGTGGTTAGCAGGGACCCGGCACCCCGACTCCCAGAAACGAACATTTTCTTCATGGGAACAGCGCAGACTTTCCAACGAGATAAATCAGATCCCAGCTACGCTGTGCGGGTTACCAGCGGGGACGGTTCCTCAGAGCGTCCACACCGTGAGTGTGGTTGTGTAGAAAGACCCTCACCCCCACACCCAGGGGTCAGGACACTGACAGGACTGACGTGAAGGTGGGATCCGGTGTCTGAAGTACCTGGTTTCCAGTGTGTGTGAGTCCCCCTCACATTCTCCTCCTAAGTCCAGTCCTCCATCCACTCACGACCTGAACCCCACTGCACTCACTAGGTGACCACAGAGCAGGGAACCCTGAAGTCGAGTCTCCGTGTCTGTGGGCCCCACTCAGCTGCACCCAGATTCCAGGACATAACCTCCACACCCTCCACTCGGGCTCAGGAAGGTGGGGTCCCTTTCCTCAAGTCTGACCCCACGGAGACCACTGCTCCCCGACATTTCCCAGCCCAGGGCCCTTAGCACAAAGTCCAGACAGGGTCGTGGGGACCCCAAGAGGACAATCCTGTGTCTCTTCTCTGGAGAAATTCTATCTTCATAAATATCCCTGTTCCTGTCCCTGGTCCTAGGCGCACCCTGTCCTCACTCCATTATAGCTGGTGGATGGGGACTGTCCTCACCTCGTCATTAGAAGGTGGAAGTGAGGATGTAACAGAGCTCTCTCTCCCAGAGAGAGGACACGTGTGACAGGAGACTATTCTCAGGTCACAGCCACCCCACGCCCGGCCTGGGTCCCTCAGGGCCCCTCCCAGGCTGGCGGCTCTGGGGTCAGCTGCCCTGCACTCACGTGGAGAGTCTCTGCCCTCGGCCACGGGGGCGCTCAGCGCCACCAGCGTCACCAGCACAGCCGCCGTCCGAAGGCCGCCGGGGACCTGCAGAGCTGTCTTCCCGGACATGATCGGTGACAGAGGAAGAAGTAATGCTGGTGAACACAGCTGCCCCTGATGACCCCGCTGGAGCCACTCCAGAGAATAAACCCTGTGAAAGCGTCCCTGCACGGTGGGATCTGAGAGTCCCAGGAAGGGAGCCAATCAGCACTGGAGCTGACGTGCATCATCTGTCTCTGGGCAGATGTTCTCTGTGAAGGTTCTTTATCCAGTGCCTGGAACCGCGTCCTCATCAAATTGCACTGAATGAACCTGTGAAGAGTTTCTCTCAGTTGGAGAAGATTTGAAGATTGAATGCCTTAGGGGTTTAAAGAACCAAGAGAGAAAAATGATTGAGGAGCAGACATCTTTGTGACATTTAACTAAAATCTATTGTTCTTACACTTGAGACTTTTAGTAGTGCAAAGTAAGTGAGAGATGATTTA of Saccopteryx bilineata isolate mSacBil1 chromosome 1, mSacBil1_pri_phased_curated, whole genome shotgun sequence contains these proteins:
- the LOC136321076 gene encoding HLA class II histocompatibility antigen, DQ beta 1 chain-like, yielding MSGKTALQVPGGLRTAAVLVTLVALSAPVAEGRDSPRDFVHQAKSLCYFTNGTQRVRFVVSYFYNREELVRFDSDVGEHRAVTELGRPDAEYWNQQKEILERTRAAVDTVCRHNYEMDSALILHQRAEPTVTISPAKTEALHHHNMLVCSVTDFYPRQIKVRWFRNDQEETAGVVSTPLIQNGDWTYQVLVMLEMTPQRGDVYTCRVEHPSVQSPITVEWRAQSESAQSKMLSGVGGLVLGLIFLGLGLLIRHRKQKGSHGSPPAGLLR